CGAGTACATCGGTTGATGTCCTGGGAACAAGAATTCATGGCTGGCGCCGTCGGAGTTCATAATCCAAATGCCGTTGCGTGATTCACCTACATCCGGCGGAATGCGAAATACAATTTGCTTGCCATCCATGGACCAGCTCGGCATTTTGCCCATCCCCAAATCAACTGGCTCACCACCTGTGGCGGCCACTTTGAAGACGCGAGGTGCATACTCGCCGGATTCCCTCCAACTTACTTCGAACGCGATATCACGGCCATCCGGAGACCACCGCGGCACACTATGGCGGGTATAGCCATCGATGTGTGCCACAAAGTGGAGATTGGCGCCATCGGCGTCCATCGTCATGATTTTTTGTTGCGGCTGCTGGGCAATTGATGGCGGCGCGTGGAGTACCACCGCGACAACTAAAACCGCTGCAACAATGCGAAAACCATTTCGGGCTAAGGAGGTTATCATTGCTGTACCCATTTTTTATGGAGCACGTTGGGCTTCTTTTGGTTTTCCATGCCCGGCATTCTACCACGGGCGCGGCGGCGGTCTAATCCGGAGAATTCCCGGTGGTGGGTCAGTCTGAAATTGGAATTTCTCTCACTGCTTTGGACGCTTAAAAGCCGCCAGCACGTCGTATTGAGTTGTCGAACTTACGGTGGATAATTCCCATCCGTCATTGCCGAGCTAATTCAAAAGCGTTGTGGCTTCGCCACGGTTGCTCCAATTGCTCAACTCAAAATGATATTCCCATTTTTGCATTGTCGGCTTGGTCTCCTCTGCGGCCCGTGGCTGACTGTCCTGCAAGCCGAGCCACAAGATAGCAACCAAGAACGTCTGGGCAAGTGCGAACGTCGATTTGCGCATGGGAATCTCCCGAATTGATAAGGGGTCAAAGCTATGGCCCGCATTGTACCCGATCAGCGTTGCAAACCGAATTAGAATTGTGCCAACTCATCCAGCAGTGGTTCCTCGCGTGATGGAATCACGCAATCCAGCTTTGACGGCTAGCGCCGTTTTTTGCGTCATGTAAACGCGCCCAAAATTATGCAATAATTAGGACTTTGGCCGGACTTGTTGAGCACGTCGCATGAATCCTGAGATGGACAAGGCAAATTCAATGAACAATTACATTCCTCCGGACCCGTCCGTTGGGGATGCAGTACGTCATCGAAATGATGCGCTCCGAGCAATCCATAATCGCCTCGGATTGTTGTCCGACGAAGAGCTTCGGTCGGTGCTCGCCGGCGACCCGGATCCAGCTAGTCGCCCGGTTGCATTGGGTCTTTTGTTTAGCCGATTGGCAAAAGCCGCAGGTCGAACCCCCGACACACGAAACGCCCGTCTTGTGGAACTCCTCGGCGGCCTGCTGAATGACCCTCATCCAGATATCGCCAAATCTGCCATTCGACATTGCCGGTTAACCTATGAACGTCACATCGAGGCGGTACGTGCGGCGCTGGATCACCCTGAAAACCGGGTTCAGGCCGAGGCGGCGATTGCGTTAGCGAAAATCAAAGATGCAAAAATCTTTGACACTTTGCAGCAGTGGTTCGATCGAGATGAGCAAGGATTCCGGAATGTGGCCATTGAAGCGCTGAAAACACTGGGCACCGATGAAGCCAGAGACACACTAATCGAGAGCTACGAAAAAGGCGGCCGCAACGAAGGCGACAAAGCCGTGCTGGCGAATGCGTTGTTGCGTATGGGCGACGAGCGAGGTGTTAACTTTTTAAACAGCCTGGCGATTCGCGCGCAAGGGAGGTGGTCAGTCTTTGCTGCCACAGCACTCTACATTGCAAACTATAGCGACGCAGGCCTACGGTTATTGCTTCACATTCTCGAAAATGGCGACAACGAAGCGAAACAGCGTATGGTGAACCAGATTTGTTATAACTGGATCCACTCTCCGCATGCGTTCACCGGCGAAGGTATCCACGAGGCTCGTCGATGGGTACAGGGAAAACTGAAATCACCGAATAAATATCCGATTCCGTTGACATAAGAGCTCACCATCTTCCACCTGGCCCGTGACGTGGAAATGTCCGACAGGCGCTACATCCGAGAAACTGCTTGATCGTGGCCCCGCACATGGGCGAAAACGGGACTGCGGTTTATGCACGCTGGCCGATCGGGAGGGTCGGCAGTGGCGCATTAAGATTTCGCCGGTTTCGGTGGCATATCAGATGGTAGCGACCAATAACCCTGAGCGTTCATATTGCCCACGGCCGGCTTGGGCCTGCGTTCAGTCAGGAACGCTGCACGGCCGGCCAGGCGATCCGACACTCAGCACCTCCCGGTGGCTGATTGCGGCTACGCTGGCGAAGAACAATGACGATATTGCCGAAGGCCAAGATGGCTAGCACGAAACTCGTTGGTTCAGGCACTAAATGTGCAACCATCACAACATTGGTCCCGCTGCCTGCGATCGCTGATCCTAAAGTGAAAACCAGATCGCCCTGGTCATCGAATTGGGGCAACTCGACGTCGGTGAAATCGTACAGACCTGCGCTAACTGCTGTATATGGCGTTGGACGCCCGGGCAAGGTCACGGTCGTTCCTTGTCCGGCGACAA
Above is a genomic segment from Pirellulales bacterium containing:
- a CDS encoding HEAT repeat domain-containing protein: MNPEMDKANSMNNYIPPDPSVGDAVRHRNDALRAIHNRLGLLSDEELRSVLAGDPDPASRPVALGLLFSRLAKAAGRTPDTRNARLVELLGGLLNDPHPDIAKSAIRHCRLTYERHIEAVRAALDHPENRVQAEAAIALAKIKDAKIFDTLQQWFDRDEQGFRNVAIEALKTLGTDEARDTLIESYEKGGRNEGDKAVLANALLRMGDERGVNFLNSLAIRAQGRWSVFAATALYIANYSDAGLRLLLHILENGDNEAKQRMVNQICYNWIHSPHAFTGEGIHEARRWVQGKLKSPNKYPIPLT